A single window of Flavobacterium aestivum DNA harbors:
- a CDS encoding OmpA family protein, translating into MKFLASLLFCFTVSCVFSQEQVSFYFDSNKFSLKKEELLKLNQWLVQYKEAKILGVYGFCDEEGSVGYNDTLAKKRIDYVFNIIKDKVKIRDDFKTRSFGELHVLSKIKAENRKVTLYYILPKDFAREDEIIKVKKETVVEKKRELIKFPDKLSFENPDGTISEFKMDTIFMRKMSLAKVGEKLKLENMNFYINTFAIIPQSRAKMYELLTVLKSYPDMKIQIQGHICCVTKDVRDLATQRAKAIYKFLEYNEIDKSRMTYIGYGSDRPLYPIPEKSEEEREANRRVEIEIIN; encoded by the coding sequence ATGAAATTTTTAGCCTCACTACTTTTTTGTTTTACGGTCTCTTGTGTTTTTTCACAAGAACAAGTTTCCTTTTATTTTGATAGTAATAAGTTTAGTTTAAAAAAAGAGGAATTATTAAAATTGAATCAATGGTTGGTTCAATATAAGGAAGCTAAAATTCTTGGCGTTTATGGTTTTTGTGATGAAGAAGGTTCAGTAGGTTATAATGATACTTTGGCAAAAAAACGTATTGACTATGTGTTTAATATCATAAAAGATAAAGTAAAAATCAGGGATGATTTTAAAACTAGAAGTTTTGGAGAGCTACATGTTTTATCTAAAATAAAAGCTGAAAACAGAAAGGTAACCTTATATTATATTCTGCCTAAAGATTTTGCCCGCGAGGATGAAATTATAAAGGTGAAAAAAGAAACTGTGGTCGAAAAGAAAAGAGAACTTATAAAGTTTCCGGATAAACTATCTTTTGAAAATCCGGATGGCACTATTTCTGAGTTTAAAATGGACACCATTTTCATGAGGAAAATGAGTTTAGCCAAAGTAGGAGAGAAGCTTAAACTCGAAAACATGAATTTTTATATTAATACGTTTGCTATTATACCTCAATCTCGTGCCAAAATGTATGAGTTGCTGACAGTTCTAAAAAGCTACCCAGATATGAAAATACAAATACAAGGACATATTTGTTGCGTAACTAAAGATGTTAGGGATTTAGCAACGCAAAGAGCCAAAGCTATCTATAAGTTTTTGGAGTATAATGAAATTGATAAAAGCAGAATGACTTATATAGGATACGGTAGTGATAGACCTTTGTATCCCATACCTGAAAAATCTGAAGAAGAACGGGAGGCAAACCGTAGGGTAGAGATTGAAATTATTAATTAA
- a CDS encoding 3-oxoacyl-[acyl-carrier-protein] synthase III C-terminal domain-containing protein, with the protein MKSIIISNFHPVFVGKLLEQKKLNQYTKFLYYHFQNLPESNGENGGKIDEELVNFKFISDQVDKYSVSHHSINSRQSIIFEEVEDFIENIMEITSPSEYHFPSGFEVKHGNSFGPKIEVRMDWFKRKMGHVFDEFYANTPTKPENLVHVTCSGYSSPSVAQEAVIERKWETVQVTHSYHMGCYGAFPAIRTASSLISASKINGRADVVHTELLSAHLNLTEFSPANTMICSLFADGFIGYSLYEEETFMNDDTIPEKKGLRILASHEVIIPDSLEDMSWDLGEYNFLMTLSKRVPVFIRKNIKSFLTTLCKKGGVDLEEQKSKMHFAIHPGGPKIIDYVVNEIGLQKEQAHWSYEVLRIHGNMSSATVPHIFNKIINDPAIKSGTKVVAMAFGPGLTATGLLLEKL; encoded by the coding sequence ATGAAAAGCATTATTATTTCTAATTTTCATCCTGTTTTTGTTGGTAAATTATTGGAGCAAAAAAAGCTTAATCAATATACCAAGTTTTTATATTATCATTTCCAAAATCTTCCAGAATCGAATGGTGAAAATGGGGGAAAAATTGATGAAGAATTAGTAAATTTTAAGTTTATATCAGACCAAGTAGATAAATATTCTGTTTCTCATCATAGCATTAATAGCAGACAAAGTATAATTTTTGAAGAGGTCGAGGATTTTATCGAAAATATAATGGAAATCACTTCACCTTCAGAATACCATTTCCCTAGTGGTTTTGAAGTTAAGCATGGAAATTCTTTCGGACCTAAAATAGAGGTTCGAATGGATTGGTTTAAAAGAAAAATGGGGCATGTATTTGATGAATTTTATGCAAACACACCTACTAAACCGGAAAACTTAGTTCATGTTACTTGTTCCGGTTATTCTTCCCCAAGTGTTGCTCAGGAAGCGGTTATAGAAAGAAAATGGGAAACTGTTCAAGTAACCCATTCATATCATATGGGATGTTATGGTGCTTTTCCAGCCATTCGAACAGCCAGTAGCTTAATATCAGCCAGCAAAATTAACGGAAGAGCCGATGTGGTTCATACCGAGTTATTGTCTGCACACTTAAATCTAACAGAGTTCTCACCTGCAAATACAATGATTTGTTCCCTTTTTGCCGATGGATTTATAGGGTATTCCTTGTATGAGGAAGAAACATTTATGAACGATGATACAATCCCCGAAAAAAAAGGCTTGCGAATTTTAGCTTCACATGAAGTTATTATTCCTGATTCATTAGAGGATATGTCATGGGATTTAGGAGAATATAATTTTTTGATGACACTTTCTAAACGTGTTCCGGTTTTTATTCGTAAAAACATAAAATCCTTTTTGACAACACTTTGCAAAAAAGGCGGAGTAGATCTTGAAGAACAAAAATCTAAAATGCATTTTGCAATTCATCCGGGAGGTCCTAAAATTATTGATTATGTAGTAAACGAAATAGGACTGCAAAAAGAACAAGCTCATTGGTCATATGAAGTCTTGCGCATTCACGGTAACATGTCATCTGCAACAGTACCTCATATTTTTAATAAAATTATAAATGATCCAGCCATCAAATCTGGGACTAAAGTTGTAGCTATGGCATTTGGCCCTGGTCTTACAGCTACAGGACTTTTGCTCGAAAAATTATAA
- a CDS encoding T9SS type A sorting domain-containing protein: MTTNVANAQNILGTAPVIAPKGGFAIDGNAFVKSPGDNPTAGDFLFENQSAPVTANPGGIFVPVPPPYDYPDGPLPSQFYVYPNTTFFRDNVTNADPTIFTSSNKINDNVSDYTWGVGSSPNKNEIQNAIAHFTYGDPALGGNPNDLWLIFAADRQVTEGSSYIDFEILQKRLTMTVEGTDAKGFQFGSFASEAGTPSGRTVNDLLITIEFTQGGTFANVVIRRWNGTAYSDPITPPAGTVYGTNNNAQTIVPYPIYNQDPISTNPDLWAYSPNQWAEGAVNISQVFGGGNDPCLIISTLFVRTRTSGSSAQSELKDFPGAPFQLSIDLSNLKFTCSAPVTLPECSTADEITTAYNAWKAGFGFTGGINTTDNLANFPALPADPTCNGIDLSFTYTVDDDCHNPQSCQVSTFKMPADKTAPVFATAPANASFQCKDDVPAPGTLAYTDNCDDPGSVLGVDVSDGKTCPETITRTWSFTDKCGNPSSVSQTITIDDTIAPVFATAPANATFQCKDDVTAPGSLAYTDNCDDAGSVLGVDVSDGKTCPETITRTWSFTDKCGNPSSVSQTITIDDTIAPVFATAPANATFQCKDDVPAPGSLAYTDNCDDAGSVVGTDVSDGKTCPETVTRTWSFTDKCGNPSSVSQTITIDDTIAPVFATAPASATFQCKDDVPAPGSLAYTDNCDDAGSVVGVDVSDGLTCPETITRTWSFTDKCGNPSSVSQTITIDDTIAPVFATAPANATFQCKDDVPAPGSLAYTDNCDDAGSVVGTDVSDGKTCPETVTRTWSFTDKCGNPSSVSQTITIDDTIAPVFATAPANATFQCKDDVPAPGSLAYTDNCDDAGSVVGTDVSDGKTCPETVTRTWSFTDKCGNPSSVSQTITIDDTIAPVFATAPASATFQCKDDVPAPGSLAYTDNCDDAGSVVGTDVSDGKTCPETVTRTWSFTDKCGNPASVSQTITIDDTIAPVFATAPANATFQCKDDVPAPGSLAFTDNCDDAGSVVGTDVSDGKTCPETITRTWSVTDKCGNPSSVSQTIIIDDTIAPVFATKPADATFQCKDDVPAPGSLAFTDNCDDAGSVVGTDVSDGKTCPETITRTWSVTDKCGNPSSVSQTITIDDTIAPVFATEPADATFQCKDDVPAPGSLAFTDNCDDAGSVVGTDVSDGKTCPETITRTWSVTDKCGNPASVSQTIIIDDTIAPVFATAPANATFQCKDDVPAPGSLAFTDNCDDAGSVVGTDVSDGKTCPETITRTWSVTDKCGNPSSVSQTIIIDDTIAPVFATAPANATFQCKDDVPAPGSLAYTDNCDDAGSVVGTDVSDGKTCPETVTRTWSFTDKCGNPSSVSQTIIIDDTIAPVFATKPADATFQCKDDVPAPGSLAFTDNCDDAGSVVGTDVSDGKTCPETITRTWSVTDKCGNPSSVSQTIIIDDTIAPVFATKPADATFQCKDDVPAPGSLAFTDNCDDAGSVVGTDVSDGKTCPETITRTWSVTDKCGNPSSVSQTIIIDDTIAPVFATKPADATFQCKDDVPAPGSLGFTDNCDDAGSVVGTDVSDGKTCPETITRTWSVTDKCGNPSSVSQTIIIDDTIAPVFATKPADATFQCKDDVPAPGSLAFTDNCDDAGSVVGTDVSDGKTCPETITRTWSVTDKCGNPSSVSQTIIIDDTIAPVFATEPADATFQCKDDVPAPGSLAFTDNCDDAGSVVGTDVSDGKTCPETITRTWSVTDKCGNPASVSQTIIIDDTIAPVFATKPADATFQCKDDVPAPGSLAFTDNCDDAGSVVGTDVSDGKTCPETITRTWSVTDKCGNPSSVSQTIIIDDTIAPVFATAPANATFQCKDDVPAPGSLGFTDNCDDAGSVVGTDVSDGKTCPETITRTWSVTDKCGNPSSVSQTIIIDDIIAPVFATKPADATFQCKDDVPAPGSLGFTDNCDDAGSVLGVDVSDGKTCPETITRTWSVTDKCGNPSSVSQTIIIDDTIAPVFATKPADATFQCKDDVPAPGSLAFTDNCDDAGSVVGTDVSDGKTCPETITRTWSFTDKCGNPASVSQTITIDDTIAPVFATAPANTTFQCKDDVPAPGSLGFTDNCDDAGSVVGTDVSDGKTCPETITRTWSVTDKCGNPSSVSQTIIIDDTIAPVFATEPADATFQCKDDVPAPGSLAFTDNCDDAGSVVGTDVSDGKTCPETITRTWSVTDKCGNPSSVSQTIIIDDTIAPVFATAPANATFQCKDDVPAPGSLGFTDNCDDAGSVVGTDVSDGKTCPETITRTWSVTDKCGNPSSVSQTIIIDDTIAPVFATAPADATFQCKDDVPAPGSLAFTDNCDDAGSVVGTDVSDGKTCPETITRTWSVTDKCGNPSSVSQTIIIDDTIAPVFATEPADATFQCKDDVPAPGSLAFTDNCDDAGSVVGTDVSDGKTCPETITRTWSVTDKCGNPSSVSQTIIIDDTIAPVFATKPADAAFQCKDDVPAPGSLGFTDNCDDAGSVLGVDVSDGKTCPETITRTWSVTDKCGNPSSVSQTIIIDDTIAPVLSCVANQTVECGTIPVFGTPTASDNCTATGDIIIIPGDVVVVNNADGSVTHTKTWTATDACGNASASCSQIITVLACNEGCTLGYWKNHTDRWCSSYSPSMVFGTVFVNAPSNLANLTLIEALNLGGGGIYNLARQGVAALLNACSDEVDFGAPYLDSPQSVINAVNAAYAAGGSNPGTLATQLDKLNSAGCPLGGTSADPKTQRTASSSSSFTAYPVPFKDQLTIRYNFDYVTDVKIEVFNTSGNVVASKHDSQGHLNKEVLLNIPATGQAEVYLVKVTTNRGNSVQKVISSR; the protein is encoded by the coding sequence ATGACCACGAATGTTGCTAATGCTCAAAACATTCTTGGAACAGCACCAGTAATAGCTCCTAAGGGAGGGTTTGCTATTGATGGAAATGCATTTGTTAAGTCTCCTGGAGATAATCCAACAGCGGGAGACTTTTTATTTGAAAATCAATCAGCACCTGTTACAGCCAATCCCGGAGGAATATTTGTACCGGTACCGCCCCCTTACGATTATCCGGACGGGCCATTACCATCTCAATTCTATGTTTATCCAAACACCACCTTTTTCAGAGATAATGTAACAAATGCTGATCCAACTATTTTCACAAGTAGTAATAAGATCAATGATAATGTTTCTGATTATACCTGGGGTGTGGGTTCCTCTCCAAACAAAAACGAAATTCAAAATGCCATTGCTCATTTTACTTATGGGGATCCCGCTTTGGGGGGAAATCCAAACGATTTATGGCTGATTTTTGCTGCAGACCGTCAAGTAACCGAAGGGAGCAGTTATATCGATTTTGAAATTCTCCAAAAACGGTTAACCATGACTGTGGAAGGAACTGACGCAAAAGGGTTTCAATTTGGATCTTTCGCCTCTGAGGCGGGAACTCCTAGCGGTCGTACTGTCAATGATCTTTTAATAACTATTGAGTTTACCCAAGGTGGAACTTTCGCAAATGTGGTTATTAGACGATGGAACGGAACTGCTTATAGTGATCCAATTACCCCTCCTGCGGGAACTGTTTATGGAACTAATAACAATGCACAAACCATAGTGCCATATCCTATTTACAATCAAGATCCTATTTCTACCAATCCAGATTTATGGGCATATTCTCCAAATCAATGGGCAGAAGGAGCTGTTAATATATCTCAAGTGTTTGGCGGAGGAAATGATCCTTGTTTAATAATTAGCACCTTATTTGTAAGAACAAGAACATCTGGTTCTTCAGCTCAATCAGAATTGAAGGATTTTCCTGGAGCACCATTTCAATTGTCTATAGACTTGAGTAATTTAAAATTCACTTGCTCTGCTCCTGTTACTTTACCTGAATGTAGTACAGCTGATGAAATAACAACAGCTTACAATGCATGGAAAGCCGGTTTCGGTTTTACAGGAGGGATTAATACAACTGACAACCTAGCTAATTTTCCAGCCTTGCCAGCCGATCCGACCTGCAACGGAATAGATTTGAGTTTTACTTATACTGTAGACGATGATTGTCATAATCCTCAAAGTTGTCAAGTCAGTACTTTTAAAATGCCGGCGGACAAGACTGCGCCAGTGTTTGCTACAGCACCAGCCAATGCCTCCTTCCAATGTAAAGACGATGTTCCTGCACCAGGTACTTTAGCGTATACAGACAATTGCGACGATCCGGGCTCTGTTTTGGGTGTTGATGTTTCTGACGGCAAAACCTGTCCTGAAACTATCACCAGAACATGGAGCTTCACCGACAAATGTGGTAACCCTTCAAGCGTAAGTCAAACTATCACCATCGATGATACCATTGCGCCTGTATTTGCTACAGCACCTGCCAATGCAACCTTCCAATGTAAAGATGATGTTACTGCACCGGGAAGTTTAGCATATACTGACAATTGTGACGATGCCGGATCAGTTTTGGGTGTTGATGTTTCTGACGGCAAAACCTGTCCTGAAACTATCACCAGAACCTGGAGCTTCACCGACAAATGTGGTAACCCTTCAAGCGTAAGCCAAACTATCACCATCGATGATACTATTGCGCCTGTATTTGCTACAGCACCTGCCAATGCAACCTTCCAATGTAAAGACGATGTTCCTGCACCGGGAAGTTTAGCATATACAGACAATTGTGACGATGCCGGATCTGTTGTAGGTACTGATGTTTCTGACGGTAAAACCTGTCCTGAAACCGTTACCAGAACCTGGAGTTTCACCGACAAATGTGGTAATCCTTCAAGTGTAAGTCAAACTATCACCATCGATGATACCATTGCGCCTGTATTTGCTACAGCACCAGCCAGTGCCACCTTCCAATGTAAAGACGACGTTCCTGCACCGGGAAGTTTAGCATATACAGACAATTGTGACGATGCCGGATCTGTTGTAGGTGTTGATGTTTCAGATGGCTTGACCTGTCCTGAAACTATCACCAGAACCTGGAGCTTCACCGACAAATGCGGTAACCCTTCAAGCGTAAGCCAAACTATCACCATCGATGATACTATTGCGCCTGTATTTGCTACAGCACCTGCCAATGCAACCTTCCAATGTAAAGACGACGTTCCTGCACCGGGAAGTTTAGCATATACAGACAATTGTGACGATGCCGGATCTGTTGTGGGTACCGATGTTTCTGACGGTAAAACCTGTCCTGAAACCGTTACCAGAACCTGGAGCTTCACCGACAAATGCGGTAACCCTTCAAGCGTGAGTCAAACTATCACCATCGATGATACTATTGCGCCTGTATTTGCTACAGCACCTGCCAATGCAACCTTCCAATGTAAAGACGACGTTCCTGCACCGGGAAGTTTAGCATATACAGACAATTGTGACGATGCCGGATCTGTTGTGGGTACCGATGTTTCTGACGGTAAAACCTGTCCTGAAACCGTTACCAGAACCTGGAGCTTCACCGACAAATGCGGTAACCCTTCAAGCGTAAGCCAAACTATCACCATCGATGATACTATTGCGCCTGTATTTGCTACAGCACCTGCCAGTGCCACCTTCCAATGTAAAGACGACGTTCCTGCACCGGGAAGTTTAGCATATACAGACAATTGTGACGATGCCGGATCTGTTGTAGGTACTGATGTTTCTGACGGTAAAACCTGTCCTGAAACCGTTACCAGAACCTGGAGCTTCACCGACAAATGTGGTAATCCTGCAAGCGTGAGTCAAACTATCACCATCGATGATACTATTGCGCCTGTATTTGCTACAGCACCTGCCAATGCCACTTTCCAATGTAAAGACGACGTTCCTGCACCGGGCTCTTTAGCCTTTACCGACAATTGTGACGATGCCGGATCTGTTGTAGGTACTGATGTTTCTGACGGCAAAACCTGTCCTGAAACTATCACCAGAACATGGAGTGTAACCGACAAATGTGGTAACCCTTCAAGCGTGAGTCAAACCATCATCATAGATGATACCATTGCGCCTGTATTTGCTACAAAACCTGCCGATGCAACCTTCCAATGTAAAGACGATGTTCCTGCACCGGGCTCTTTAGCCTTTACCGACAATTGTGACGATGCCGGATCTGTTGTAGGTACTGATGTTTCTGACGGTAAAACCTGTCCTGAAACCATCACCAGAACATGGAGTGTAACCGACAAATGTGGTAATCCTTCAAGCGTAAGCCAAACTATCACCATCGATGATACCATTGCGCCTGTATTTGCTACAGAACCTGCCGATGCCACTTTCCAATGTAAAGACGATGTTCCTGCACCGGGCTCTTTAGCCTTTACCGATAATTGTGACGATGCCGGATCTGTTGTAGGTACTGATGTTTCTGACGGTAAAACCTGTCCTGAAACCATCACCAGAACATGGAGTGTAACCGACAAATGTGGTAATCCTGCAAGCGTGAGTCAAACTATCATCATAGATGATACCATTGCGCCTGTATTTGCTACAGCACCTGCCAATGCCACTTTCCAATGTAAAGACGACGTTCCTGCACCGGGCTCTTTAGCCTTTACCGACAATTGTGACGATGCCGGATCTGTTGTAGGTACTGATGTTTCTGACGGTAAAACCTGTCCTGAAACTATCACCAGAACATGGAGTGTAACCGACAAATGTGGTAACCCTTCAAGCGTGAGTCAAACTATCATTATCGATGATACCATCGCGCCTGTATTTGCTACAGCACCTGCCAATGCAACTTTCCAATGTAAAGACGATGTTCCTGCACCGGGAAGTTTAGCATATACAGACAATTGTGACGATGCCGGATCTGTTGTAGGTACTGATGTTTCTGACGGTAAAACCTGTCCTGAAACCGTTACCAGAACATGGAGCTTCACCGACAAATGTGGTAACCCTTCAAGCGTGAGTCAAACTATCATCATCGATGATACTATTGCGCCTGTATTTGCTACAAAACCTGCCGATGCTACCTTCCAATGTAAAGATGATGTTCCTGCACCGGGCTCTTTAGCCTTTACCGATAATTGTGACGATGCCGGATCTGTTGTAGGTACTGATGTTTCTGACGGTAAAACCTGTCCTGAAACCATCACCAGAACATGGAGTGTAACCGACAAGTGTGGTAACCCTTCAAGCGTAAGTCAAACCATCATCATAGATGATACTATTGCGCCTGTATTTGCTACAAAACCTGCCGATGCTACCTTCCAATGTAAAGATGATGTTCCTGCACCGGGCTCTTTAGCCTTTACCGATAATTGTGACGATGCCGGATCTGTTGTAGGTACTGATGTTTCTGACGGTAAAACCTGTCCTGAAACCATCACCAGAACATGGAGTGTAACCGACAAGTGTGGTAACCCTTCAAGCGTAAGTCAAACCATCATCATAGATGATACTATTGCGCCTGTATTTGCTACAAAACCTGCCGATGCAACTTTCCAATGTAAAGACGATGTTCCTGCACCGGGAAGTTTAGGCTTTACCGACAATTGTGACGATGCCGGATCTGTTGTAGGTACTGATGTTTCTGACGGTAAAACCTGTCCTGAAACCATCACCAGAACATGGAGTGTAACCGACAAATGTGGCAACCCTTCAAGCGTGAGTCAAACTATCATCATCGATGATACCATTGCGCCTGTATTTGCTACAAAACCTGCCGATGCCACTTTCCAATGTAAAGACGATGTTCCTGCACCGGGAAGTTTAGCCTTTACCGACAATTGTGACGATGCCGGATCTGTTGTAGGTACCGATGTTTCCGACGGTAAAACCTGTCCTGAAACCATCACCAGAACATGGAGTGTAACCGACAAATGTGGCAACCCTTCAAGTGTGAGTCAAACTATCATTATCGATGATACTATTGCGCCTGTCTTTGCTACAGAACCTGCCGATGCCACTTTCCAATGTAAAGACGATGTTCCTGCACCGGGCTCTTTAGCCTTTACAGACAATTGTGACGATGCCGGATCTGTTGTAGGTACCGATGTTTCCGACGGTAAAACCTGTCCTGAAACCATCACCAGAACATGGAGTGTAACCGACAAATGTGGTAATCCTGCAAGCGTGAGTCAAACTATCATCATAGATGATACCATTGCGCCTGTATTTGCTACAAAACCTGCCGATGCCACTTTCCAATGTAAAGACGATGTTCCTGCACCGGGCTCTTTAGCCTTTACCGATAATTGTGACGATGCCGGATCTGTTGTAGGTACCGATGTTTCCGACGGTAAAACCTGTCCTGAAACCATCACCAGAACATGGAGTGTAACCGACAAGTGTGGTAACCCTTCAAGCGTAAGTCAAACTATCATCATCGATGATACTATTGCGCCTGTATTTGCTACAGCACCAGCCAATGCCACTTTCCAATGTAAAGACGATGTTCCTGCACCGGGAAGTTTAGGCTTTACCGATAATTGTGACGATGCCGGATCTGTTGTAGGTACTGATGTTTCTGACGGTAAAACCTGTCCTGAAACCATCACCAGAACATGGAGTGTAACCGACAAATGTGGTAACCCTTCAAGCGTGAGTCAAACTATCATCATCGATGATATCATTGCGCCTGTCTTCGCCACAAAACCTGCCGATGCCACTTTCCAATGTAAAGATGATGTTCCTGCTCCAGGAAGTTTAGGCTTTACCGATAATTGTGACGATGCCGGATCTGTTTTAGGTGTTGATGTTTCCGACGGTAAAACCTGTCCTGAAACCATCACCAGAACATGGAGTGTAACCGACAAATGTGGTAACCCTTCAAGCGTGAGTCAAACTATCATCATCGATGATACCATTGCGCCTGTCTTTGCTACAAAACCTGCCGATGCCACCTTCCAATGTAAAGATGATGTTCCTGCACCGGGAAGTTTAGCCTTTACCGATAATTGTGACGATGCCGGATCTGTTGTGGGTACCGATGTTTCTGACGGTAAAACCTGTCCTGAAACTATCACCAGAACATGGAGCTTCACCGACAAATGCGGTAATCCTGCAAGCGTAAGTCAAACTATCACCATCGATGATACCATTGCGCCTGTATTTGCTACAGCACCTGCCAATACTACTTTCCAATGTAAAGATGATGTTCCTGCTCCAGGAAGTTTAGGCTTTACCGATAATTGTGACGATGCCGGATCTGTTGTAGGTACTGATGTTTCTGACGGCAAAACCTGTCCTGAAACCATCACCAGAACATGGAGTGTAACCGACAAATGTGGTAACCCTTCAAGCGTGAGTCAAACTATCATCATCGATGATACCATTGCGCCTGTATTTGCTACAGAACCTGCCGATGCCACCTTCCAATGTAAAGACGATGTTCCTGCACCGGGAAGTTTAGCCTTTACCGACAATTGTGACGATGCTGGATCTGTTGTAGGTACTGATGTTTCCGACGGTAAAACCTGTCCTGAAACCATTACCAGAACATGGAGTGTAACCGATAAATGTGGTAACCCTTCAAGCGTGAGTCAAACCATCATCATAGATGATACCATTGCGCCTGTATTTGCTACAGCACCTGCCAATGCTACTTTCCAATGTAAAGATGATGTTCCTGCACCAGGAAGTTTAGGCTTTACCGATAATTGTGACGATGCCGGATCTGTTGTAGGTACTGATGTTTCTGACGGTAAAACCTGTCCTGAAACCATCACCAGAACATGGAGTGTAACCGACAAGTGTGGTAACCCTTCAAGCGTGAGTCAAACTATCATCATAGATGATACCATTGCGCCTGTATTTGCTACAGCACCTGCCGATGCAACCTTCCAATGTAAAGACGATGTTCCTGCACCGGGAAGTTTAGCCTTTACCGATAATTGTGACGATGCCGGATCTGTTGTAGGTACTGATGTTTCTGACGGTAAAACCTGTCCTGAAACTATCACCAGAACATGGAGTGTAACCGACAAATGTGGTAACCCTTCAAGCGTGAGTCAAACTATCATTATCGATGATACCATTGCGCCTGTCTTTGCTACAGAACCTGCCGATGCAACTTTCCAATGTAAAGATGATGTTCCTGCACCAGGAAGTTTAGCCTTTACCGACAATTGTGACGATGCCGGATCTGTTGTAGGTACTGATGTTTCTGACGGTAAAACCTGTCCTGAAACCATCACCAGAACATGGAGTGTAACCGACAAATGTGGTAACCCTTCAAGCGTAAGTCAAACTATCATCATCGATGATACCATTGCGCCTGTATTTGCTACAAAACCTGCCGATGCCGCTTTCCAATGTAAAGACGATGTTCCTGCACCGGGAAGTTTAGGCTTTACCGATAATTGTGACGATGCCGGATCTGTTTTAGGTGTTGATGTTTCCGACGGTAAAACCTGTCCTGAAACCATTACCAGAACATGGAGTGTAACCGACAAATGTGGTAACCCTTCAAGCGTAAGTCAAACTATCATCATCGATGATACCATTGCGCCTGTCCTTAGTTGTGTAGCTAATCAAACGGTTGAATGTGGTACAATACCAGTCTTTGGTACTCCAACTGCAAGCGACAACTGTACTGCAACGGGAGATATTATAATCATACCTGGTGATGTAGTTGTTGTAAATAATGCGGATGGTTCAGTAACCCACACAAAAACCTGGACCGCCACAGATGCTTGTGGTAATGCATCAGCTTCATGCAGCCAAATTATCACAGTTCTTGCATGTAATGAAGGATGTACTTTAGGATACTGGAAAAACCATACTGATAGATGGTGTTCTTCTTATAGTCCTTCAATGGTGTTTGGCACTGTGTTTGTAAATGCGCCATCAAATCTTGCTAATTTAACTTTAATAGAAGCTCTAAATTTAGGAGGAGGCGGTATTTATAATTTAGCTCGTCAAGGTGTTGCTGCCTTATTGAATGCATGTAGCGATGAAGTTGATTTTGGAGCGCCATATTTAGACAGTCCTCAATCAGTGATTAATGCAGTTAATGCAGCTTATGCAGCTGGAGGAAGTAATCCTGGAACATTGGCAACCCAATTGGATAAACTGAATAGTGCAGGATGTCCTTTAGGCGGAACCAGTGCAGATCCAAAAACTCAACGTACAGCTTCATCTTCATCTTCATTTACTGCCTATCCAGTACCTTTCAAAGACCAATTGACCATCAGATATAATTTCGATTATGTTACTGATGTGAAAATTGAGGTGTTCAACACAAGTGGTAATGTGGTAGCTTCTAAACATGATAGTCAAGGTCACTTGAACAAAGAAGTTCTGCTAAACATTCCAGCTACTGGACAAGCAGAAGTTTATCTTGTGAAAGTAACTACCAATAGAGGCAATAGCGTACAAAAAGTAATTTCTTCTAGATAA